One genomic window of Aptenodytes patagonicus chromosome 19, bAptPat1.pri.cur, whole genome shotgun sequence includes the following:
- the GNB1 gene encoding guanine nucleotide-binding protein G(I)/G(S)/G(T) subunit beta-1, which translates to MSELDQLRQEAEQLKNQIRDARKACADATLAQITANIDPVGRIQMRTRRTLRGHLAKIYAMHWGTDSRLLVSASQDGKLIIWDSYTTNKVHAIPLRSSWVMTCAYAPSGNYVACGGLDNICSIYNLKTREGNVRVSRELAGHTGYLSCCRFLDDNQIVTSSGDTTCALWDIETGQQTTTFTGHTGDVMSLSLAPDARCFVSGACDASAKLWDVREGMCRQTFTGHESDINAICFFPNGNAFATGSDDATCRLFDLRADQELMVYSHDNIICGITSVAFSKSGRLLLAGYDDFNCNVWDTLKADRAGVLAGHDNRVSCLGVTDDGMAVATGSWDSFLKIWN; encoded by the exons ATGAGCGAGCTTGACCAGTTACGCCAGGAGGCTGAGCAACTGAAAAACCAAATCAGA GATGCTAGGAAAGCATGTGCGGATGCCACCCTGGCTCAG ATCACAGCCAATATTGACCCAGTGGGGAGAATTCAAATGCGCACTAGAAGAACACTCCGGGGACACCTGGCTAAAATTTATGCAATGCACTGGGGGACTGATTCCAG GCTTCTAGTTAGTGCCTCCCAGGATGGCAAACTTATAATTTGGGACAGCTATACTACAAACAAG GTGCATGCTATTCCCCTGCGTTCATCTTGGGTCATGACTTGTGCATATGCTCCTTCTGGAAATTATGTGGCTTGTGGTGGTCTTGATAACATCTGTTCCATTTATAACTTGAAAACTCGTGAAGGGAATGTACGTGTCAGCCGTGAACTAGCTGGTCACACAG gATACTTGTCATGCTGTCGTTTCTTGGATGATAATCAAATTGTTACCAGCTCTGGCGACACCACTTG CGCTCTCTGGGACATAGAAACTGGTCAGCAGACAACTACATTTACTGGGCACACTGGAGACGTCATGAGTTTGTCTCTTGCTCCTGATGCCCGGTGTTTTGTTTCTGGTGCCTGTGATGCCTCTGCCAAACTGTGGGATGTTAGAGAAGGAATGTGTCGGCAAACCTTTACTGGCCATGAGTCGGACATCAATGCCATCTGT TTCTTCCCAAATGGCAACGCATTTGCCACAGGCTCGGATGATGCTACGTGCAGGCTTTTTGATCTTCGGGCTGATCAGGAACTTATGGTTTATTCACACGATAACATCATCTGTGGCATCACTTCTGTAGCATTTTCCAAGAGCGGACGTCTCCTCCTAGCTGGTTATGATGACTTCAACTGCAATGTCTGGGACACACTGAAAGCTGATAGAGCAG GTGTCCTTGCTGGTCATGATAACCGTGTCAGTTGCTTAGGTGTGACTGATGATGGTATGGCAGTGGCAACAGGATCATGGGACAGCTTCCTCAAGATCTGGAACTGA